The genomic window ATAATCCATTGGAACACCTTCAagaattttcttaaattttccTTGTTCATGCAAACTCATAACTTCTTCTGCTGCACCTATATATCTTCCCTTAACAAAAAGCCTTGGAGGCACAATTTTCTCACCCAAAATGTTCCACAATTCATCTTTAAACTCTTTATGCATTGATATATCCCTCTCAAGATACAAAACCTTGAAACTTTGCAATAGGAACCGAATTTTGTTGCAGTCTTCAAAAGTTTTTCGGATTCCTCTAAGCGATGTTGTGTAGAAAATCACAGTACCATCACCACCTGGTGGACATTTCTCTTCAAACATCAACAAAGGGTCTACTTCAACTTCTTCATTTTCATcgaaaaagtcaattttttcaatctgtaaaATATCTTCTTCAACTCTGTTTTTCCTCTGTTCCTCCATCATTCTAGTATGTTCTTTCACAGCTTCCTCGAACGCAGCGAGTAGATCCGGATCAAATAAGCTTCCAGAATTCAAATCCGGTCTCCGAAAACACAAATTATCATTCTCCGAAATcgattttttcctttttctatcAGAATTATTAGCTCTTGGTACCAGTGGTGGCTTTTTGTCTCTCAAAACTTCACTCTGTTTCGACTCTGTTTCTTCTCTCTGTGAAACCAAAACAACACCTTTGTGACTAACATTCTCTTTATTCTCACtgcaatcatcatcatcaacatcatccaTAACCATTTCTTCATCTTTATCAAGATCTCTCATAAGCTCAGACACATCAATGATTTCTGGTTCCTCATCCTGCAAATTCTCGCAACTTTGG from Trifolium pratense cultivar HEN17-A07 linkage group LG1, ARS_RC_1.1, whole genome shotgun sequence includes these protein-coding regions:
- the LOC123911609 gene encoding uncharacterized protein At3g28850, producing MKGVKGKLLKKLKTIKQINYLKPDRILQVKSSDGYVDFLPKITSFNISNPFASRENESKKIVQSCENLQDEEPEIIDVSELMRDLDKDEEMVMDDVDDDDCSENKENVSHKGVVLVSQREETESKQSEVLRDKKPPLVPRANNSDRKRKKSISENDNLCFRRPDLNSGSLFDPDLLAAFEEAVKEHTRMMEEQRKNRVEEDILQIEKIDFFDENEEVEVDPLLMFEEKCPPGGDGTVIFYTTSLRGIRKTFEDCNKIRFLLQSFKVLYLERDISMHKEFKDELWNILGEKIVPPRLFVKGRYIGAAEEVMSLHEQGKFKKILEGVPMDYSNGPCDSCGGLRFVMCFKCNGSHKLLVEKEEIIECLLCNENGLMVCPYCG